The following are from one region of the Centroberyx gerrardi isolate f3 chromosome 16, fCenGer3.hap1.cur.20231027, whole genome shotgun sequence genome:
- the il12ba gene encoding interleukin 12Ba precursor → MRFSVVSIIICALLQEVSGQNPKSHWTLLPNILVVEVNGTLGQQPLTCLESAEEVTGRVGQSRDIIWKKDGVEERQRGNSYLVGLEESLGGGNYTCHNKDGSLLNYTVVLIQEDETKRKKILVKTDQEDYLKCSTQNYSGEFHCSWTWDPNRLGKVAFIRARRVPDDDDTHCSVDTSGRHWTCSSPQGDISCSVDSTGRGISCLDKQHCPYAEETQHIYLTVHVQSDHFLVENYSKRFYLSEIVKPDKVNISKVNERTVEWSYPSSWSSPYSYFPLTFQIAQIRRGCKKCDNPCTDSKAIKTMLVNSTGICRFKVKHDVTTVCVRAKDALCNSQWSEWSHIRRGREHQKKRKHRQNKRQ, encoded by the exons aTGCGCTTCTCTGTTGTCAGCATCATCATCTGTGCATTGCTACAAGAAGTCAGTGGCCAAAACCCCAAGAGCCACTGGACTCTCTTGCCAAACA TTCTGGTAGTGGAAGTGAATGGCACTTTGGGCCAGCAACCTTTGACCTGCTTGGAGTCGGCAGAGGAGGTGACGGGGCGAGTCGGCCAGAGTCGGGATATCATTTGGAAGAAGGATGGAgtggaggaaagacagagggggaacTCATACCTGGTAGGACTGGAGGAGAGCTTGGGAGGGGGCAACTACACCTGCCACAACAAGGACGGATCGCTCCTCAACTACACAGTGGTCCTGATCCAAGAAGACGAAACCAAGAGGAAGAAAATCCTAGTGAAAACTGACCAAG AAGATTATTTGAAGTGCTCGACTCAGAATTACAGCGGAGAGTTCCATTGCTCTTGGACCTGGGACCCTAATCGCCTGGGGAAGGTGGCATTCATCAGAGCTCGACG TGTCCCTGACGATGATGACACCCACTGTTCTGTGGATACCAGTGGTCGGCATTGGACGTGCTCGTCACCTCAGGGTGACATCAGCTGTTCAGTGGACAGTACTGGCCGTGGGATCTCCTGCTTGGACAAGCAGCACTGCCCCTACGCTGAGGAGACCCAGCATATCTACCTCACTGTCCACGTCCAGTCTGACCACTTCCTGGTGGAGAACTACTCCAAACGGTTTTACCTGTCAGAGATAG TGAAACCTGACAAGGTGAACATCAGTAAAGTCAATGAAAGGACAGTAGAATGGAGTTACCCGAGCTCCTGGAGCAGTCCCTACTCCTACTTCCCCCTCACCTTTCAGATTGCACAGATCAGGAGGGGCTGCAAAAAGTGCGACAACCCGTGCACAGACTCTAAAGCCATTAAG ACCATGCTGGTTAACTCTACAGGCATCTGCCGCTTTAAAGTCAAGCACGACGTGACCACTGTTTGTGTCCGAGCTAAAGACGCTCTCTGTAACTCGCAGTGGAGCGAGTGGAGCCACATCAG ACGAGGTAGAGAACatcagaagaaaagaaaacatcgGCAAAACAAAAGACAGTAG
- the LOC139914785 gene encoding EF-hand calcium-binding domain-containing protein 9-like, with product MKLKKTSIFCYLDFDSYHCLFSLQNAGILAAYFKLLDIHNKNTLNDVQFYSFMRHVTDLKKREIRLTFDIEFHVEKNFIRHHSSAVFELLDVDGDGMIDSEEFKSLGFLFNLKGHSLSKIFHEFDVSRDKNLNCKEFEVFTMACIYMQEETKKK from the exons ATGAAGCTCAAGAAAACATCCATTTTCTGTTATCTAGATTTTGATAGCTACCATTGTCTGTTCTCTTTACAAAATGCAGGTATATTGGCTGCTTACTTCAAACTACTGGATATCCATAACAAAAACACTCTGAATG ATGTCCAGTTCTACAGTTTCATGCGTCATGTGACagacctgaagaagagagagatcaGGCTGACCTTTGACAT CGAG ttccacgtGGAGAAGAACTTCATTCGCCATCACTCGTCAGCGGTGTTTGAGCTGCTGGACGTTGATGGCGACGGCATGATCGACTCTGAGGAGTTCAAGTCCTTAGGCTTCCTGTTCAACCTCAAAGGCCATTCCCTCAGCAAGATCTTTCACGAGTTTGATGTCTCTAGAGACAAG AACCTCAACTGTAAGGAATTTGAAGTCTTCACCATGGCCTGCATTTATATGCAGGAGGAGACAAAGAAGAAGTAA